Genomic window (Stigmatella aurantiaca):
TGAGCCGGCTGTCCAAGGCGCTGGCGGAGGCGGATGCCCAGTTCGCCCGGGTGCTGCCGGTGCTGGCGGAGTCCTCCCGCCGCGCCCGCGAGACCGTGAGCCCTGGACGCCTGGAGCGGCTGGAGCTGCGGGGCGTGACGTTCGAACGGGCGGGCCGGGAGCTGCTGCGCTCGGTGGACTTCGAGTTCCTGCCAGGCCATGTCTATGTCATCCAGGGACCGAGCGGCGGCGGGAAGACCACCCTCTTCCACCTGCTCGCGGGGCTCGTGCGGCCTACCCAGGGACAGGTGCTGTGGAATGGCCGGGACGTGAGCACGCTGTCCCCAGCGGAGCTGTCCCAGTGGATGACGTACTGCCCCCAGCAGAGCCTGCTGCTGGACGGCACCGTGGAGGAGAACATCACCCTCTTCGGCAGCACGTCCAACCAAGCACGTCTGGTGGAAGCCTTGCACCGGTCTACCGCCAGCCTCTTCGTGCGTGAGGATCAAGCCGCGTCCTGGAAGGTCGAGAACGAGGGCACGAACTTCTCGGGCGGCCAGAAGCAGCGGCTGCACCTGGCCCGCGCGTGGTACCATGCGGCGCCCGTGATGCTGTTCGATGAGCCCACCGCCAGCCTGGACACAGACACCGAGGAACTTTTCTTTCAACGCCTCTCCGAAGCCGCCGCGGACCGTATCCTCTTGATCATCTCGCATCGCCCTGGGGCGCATCGCCATGCCAGCCAGGTGCTGCGGTTGGCGCAGGGCACCCTGCGGCGCCTGGAGTAGACCGTGCTCGAGTTCCTCTACCGCCTGTACGAACGCGACGTGGGCTCCGGGGACTACCGCGGCACCTTGCTGCTGGCCTTCGGAGTGGTGGCCTCCGGCATCGGCCTGCTCGCCACGCTGGCCACCCGGCCCTTGCACGAGGTCTACACGGCGGACGGGCGCGTCGAGCCGGGCCGGCTGGAACAGTTCCACAGCGAGGCGGACGGCCTCATCCAGCAGAACCGGCTCGAGCTGGGCAAGGTCTATGCGCCGGGCGAGCCGGTGTTCACGGCCGCCCCGGGGAGCAGCGGTGGCACTCCCCGCGTCTACGCCGCCCCCTGCCGTTGTGTGGTGCTCCGCTCGGACCTGCTCCACCGCACCACCGGGCCCATCCGGGCCGGGGAGCTGGTGGCGGAGTTCGCCGACACCACGCACTGGAAGGTGCGCTTTCCCCTGGCGGGGCGCTGGCAGGGCGGCATTTCGCCGGGGGCTCAGGTCCACGTGCTCGATGGAGACCGGGCGTCGCTGGTGGGCTCGGTTGAACGCGTGTATTCCCTTCCTGGAGAGACGTCCCACGGCGAGGCGTCCGCCTCGGTCCCGGGCGGCCCTGGGCTGGCGCCAGGCCACCGGGTGACGGTGAAGGTGGACATGCCACCGGTGTCCCTGTGGCGGCTCTTCGTGGAGAGCCTGGGGCGGCCTGCCCGATGAAACCCACACATCCCTTTCCGGGGTGCGAGTCTTTAGCGAGCTGAACGGGAGCGACAATGCGCACGAACATGCTGCAGGAATTGATGAAGCAGGAGCATGGGTGTCATGGAGGCGAGGGCTTCATCCATGTCTTCCGCGCCTTCACGCGCAAGGACTCTCCCGTCCAGGTGGACTTCATCGACTTCGTCATCATCCCCAGCGGGGCCACCATTGGCCGCCACCGGCATGGCGACAACCGCGAGTGGTACGTCATCATCAACGGCCACTGCGAGATGCTGTTCGGCAACGAGCGCGTCCAGGTCAAGCCGTGGGACGTGCTGGTGAATCCGCCCTCGGGCGAGCACGCCCTGTACAACAACTCCGGCCAGGATGTGACGCTGGTGGTGTTCCAGGTGAGCAAGGACGGCGACAGTGAGCACTGAGGACATCCTCCAGACGGAGCGCCGCTACCTCAACCAGGGCATCTCCGAGGAGGCGGCGCTGGGCGGCGTGGCCTTCACCCACGGCCGGGGCACCCTGCTGTTCGACGCGGAAGGCAAGCAGTACCTGGACATGTCCGCGGGCATCTTCACCCAGTCCACCGGGCACGGGCACCCGCATGTGACTGGCAGCATGCACCGCCAGCTGGACCGGCTGTGGAACGTGCACGACTTTCCCACCGACGCGCGCGCCGCCCTCTGCGAGAAGCTGGCGCAGCACTTCCCCGAGCACCTGCAGACCTTCGCCTTCTTCACCACGGGCGCCGAGGCCATCGAGGCCGCCATCCGCGCCGTGTTCGGCGCCGTGCCGCCGCAGCGCCAGCGGCTGGCGGCCCTGCGCTACGGCTTCCATGGCAAGACCATGGGGGCCCGGATGCTGGTGCACTGGGACGTGGGCACCACGTCCTTCTCCGGCAACTCGGTGCTGGGCTATCCGGGGTACTGCTACCGCTGCCCTCTGGGGCGCACCTACCCGAGCTGCGAGATGCAGTGCGCCCAGCTCGTGAACAAGCACATCAGCAGCAAGAAGAACATCGCGGCCCTGTTCTTCGAGCCCATCCAGGGCGCGGCGGGCGTCATCGTTCCCCCGCTGGAGTACTGGCCGATGATTCAGGAGGAGTGCCGCAAGAACGGGGTGCTGCTCGTCGCGGATGAAATCGTCACGGGCGGGGGAAGGACGGGCGAGTTCCTCGCGTGCTCCCTCTTCAACGTCCAGCCGGACATCGTGGCCGCGGCCAAGGGGCTCTCCTCGGGCTTTCCCTTCTCCATGCTGGCGGGGCGCAAGAGCCTGCTGAACGAGGGGGAGTTCGCCCAGGGCGGCGCGGCCTCCTCCACCTTCGGTGGCAACCCCCTGAGCATGACGGCGGCCCGGGCCACCCTGGAGGTGCTGGAGTCCGAGCAGCTCCTGGACCGGGTGAAGCGGCTGGGCGCCCGGCTCCGGGAGGGGCTGCTGGCGCTCAAGGCGGACTTCCCCTTCGTGGGGGACGCGCGGGGCGTGGGGCTGCTCTATGCCCTGGAGTTCGTGACGACGCCCCAGGGCAAGGAGCCGGATGCGGCCAAGGCCCGCTTCTTCTTCCGGCGCTGCATGGAGCTGGGGGTGAAGACGTGTGTGGGGGGCCACATCATCCGCATGGGGCCGCCCTTCACCGTGAGCGAGCAGGAGCTGGAGCAGGCCCTGGACGTGTTCGGCCAGGTGCTCAAGCAGATGCATGACCAGAAGGTCTGAGCTTCCCAGGTGAGCGCCATGACAGGACAGGTCTCCCGTACCCAACTCGAGGCGAACCGCTCCCGGTTGATTCAATCCTTCCAGGGCCAGCGCTGGCTGAGTGAGCCCAGCGGCCGGGACGCGGGGCTCGACATCGAGGACTTCGTGCAACTGCCCGGAGAGGCCAGCCCCTTCGTGCTCACGCTGCTGCGCTTCCACGGCTCGGGCAACCGCTACTTCGTCCCCCTGCGCGTCACCCCCACCGCCGGGCAGGAGGCGCAGCTGAGCGATGCGTCCTATGACGCGGGGTTCATCACCGCGATGCTGCAGTGCATGCGCGAGCAGCGGACGCTCACCACCGAGAAGCAGCGCGCCCTGCATTGCCGGACCCGGACGCCCTCGCCGGGGGCGCCCGCCCTGGAGGTCACCCCCTTCAAGGTGGACATGTCCTCCAACTGCCTCAGCGAGCTTCGCCACGGAGAGGACCGCTGGGTCTGCAAGCTCTACAAGCGCCTGAGCACCGATGGCGGCAATGAGCTCCGGGCCTTGCAGCTCCTGGCGGGCAGCGGCCTCGCCCCGGAGCTGCTGGGGTCCATCACCTACGAGGACGGCACGGGACTCCAGGCGCTGGGGGCCATGACGGCGCTGGTCGAGGGCGAGCCCATCTACCTGCCGCTCAGCCGTCACATCAAAGCCCTCATCGCGCAGGTGGTGGCGGCCCCAGAGGAGGCCAGCACCTTCACCCGCGGCGGGCTCGCGGAGCTGGAACCGCTGTGCCGCAAGCTCGGCGAGCAGTTGCTGCTCTTTCACCAGCGCCTGAACCAGGGGCTGGGTGCCGCGACGGACGAGGCGGCCCTCTTCCAGCTCGCCCCCTACCTCGACACCCACCGGGCCCGCTGGGAGCGGCTCCATGCCGCCGTGGCGCAGGATGCGTCCCTGCCCGCCCCCTTGCGCGCCCAGGCCCTGCGGCAGCTCCAGCGGGTGTCCCACGACATCCTGGCGCCGGGGAAGCTGCGCCACCTGCCCCCGCTGCCCGCCACCATCGCCCACGGGGACTTGCACCTCTCGCACATCCTCGTCGCCGCTTCGGAGAGCGCTGCGCCCCGGCTCTCCATCCTCGACGTCTCCCCGCGCAGCCTCGACGCCCAGGCCCCCGCCTTCCTCACCCAGACCGTGTTGCAGGACCTGCTCAGCCTGCTGCGTGCCATCCAGTACTTCGCCTTCGATGAGATTCTGGATGGCATCAAGGACGTGCTGGGCAATACCCAGCTGGAGGCCACCCGGCTCGTGCTGGAGAATCCCGGCAGCCTGCCGCCCTCCTGCCAGGCC
Coding sequences:
- a CDS encoding HlyD family efflux transporter periplasmic adaptor subunit, which codes for MLEFLYRLYERDVGSGDYRGTLLLAFGVVASGIGLLATLATRPLHEVYTADGRVEPGRLEQFHSEADGLIQQNRLELGKVYAPGEPVFTAAPGSSGGTPRVYAAPCRCVVLRSDLLHRTTGPIRAGELVAEFADTTHWKVRFPLAGRWQGGISPGAQVHVLDGDRASLVGSVERVYSLPGETSHGEASASVPGGPGLAPGHRVTVKVDMPPVSLWRLFVESLGRPAR
- a CDS encoding cupin domain-containing protein, yielding MRTNMLQELMKQEHGCHGGEGFIHVFRAFTRKDSPVQVDFIDFVIIPSGATIGRHRHGDNREWYVIINGHCEMLFGNERVQVKPWDVLVNPPSGEHALYNNSGQDVTLVVFQVSKDGDSEH
- a CDS encoding aspartate aminotransferase family protein, whose translation is MSTEDILQTERRYLNQGISEEAALGGVAFTHGRGTLLFDAEGKQYLDMSAGIFTQSTGHGHPHVTGSMHRQLDRLWNVHDFPTDARAALCEKLAQHFPEHLQTFAFFTTGAEAIEAAIRAVFGAVPPQRQRLAALRYGFHGKTMGARMLVHWDVGTTSFSGNSVLGYPGYCYRCPLGRTYPSCEMQCAQLVNKHISSKKNIAALFFEPIQGAAGVIVPPLEYWPMIQEECRKNGVLLVADEIVTGGGRTGEFLACSLFNVQPDIVAAAKGLSSGFPFSMLAGRKSLLNEGEFAQGGAASSTFGGNPLSMTAARATLEVLESEQLLDRVKRLGARLREGLLALKADFPFVGDARGVGLLYALEFVTTPQGKEPDAAKARFFFRRCMELGVKTCVGGHIIRMGPPFTVSEQELEQALDVFGQVLKQMHDQKV
- a CDS encoding phosphotransferase, yielding MTGQVSRTQLEANRSRLIQSFQGQRWLSEPSGRDAGLDIEDFVQLPGEASPFVLTLLRFHGSGNRYFVPLRVTPTAGQEAQLSDASYDAGFITAMLQCMREQRTLTTEKQRALHCRTRTPSPGAPALEVTPFKVDMSSNCLSELRHGEDRWVCKLYKRLSTDGGNELRALQLLAGSGLAPELLGSITYEDGTGLQALGAMTALVEGEPIYLPLSRHIKALIAQVVAAPEEASTFTRGGLAELEPLCRKLGEQLLLFHQRLNQGLGAATDEAALFQLAPYLDTHRARWERLHAAVAQDASLPAPLRAQALRQLQRVSHDILAPGKLRHLPPLPATIAHGDLHLSHILVAASESAAPRLSILDVSPRSLDAQAPAFLTQTVLQDLLSLLRAIQYFAFDEILDGIKDVLGNTQLEATRLVLENPGSLPPSCQAQLTVLSDWSKGLFGCIERAYLRAFERGTALDIHPSHARLFYVCRLLQELEYNYSYNRDFFKYCDFYYLLHLEGLE